The proteins below are encoded in one region of Pomacea canaliculata isolate SZHN2017 linkage group LG7, ASM307304v1, whole genome shotgun sequence:
- the LOC112568405 gene encoding uncharacterized protein LOC112568405 → MWSRVCDLLVAKPDLNRLDRDGLSVLHRLVMCPDSRFDSLLLLLLENKANINSKTSKGDSVLHLAAKHQKVLTMDQPSPPTDRDEYRRLKFIAKDVNKRAESKRQLLTRLIRSCDSLDDCDDQGNTAVMLAAINVNWEFLKLLLANGARRSHVDQHQRSLLHVLALYGSYMDPFTCQDLDLVTLCVNRGAEVNCVDCDGNSALHLAVQSKNWILCKSLIEHGADPGLMDSAGFNVLHRLALTEIQYKQDVCLLLPLICRRDTDLNTPSRTGNTVLNKAATKQNWSLVKCLLHLGVNTNLYNIEGFTILHIASMTTPTSQHGEQASPNDQSDLLGVLE, encoded by the coding sequence atgtggtcacgtgtctgtgaccTTCTCGTTGCAAAGCCTGACCTGAACCGCCTGGACAGGGATGGCCTGTCAGTTTTGCACAGACTCGTGATGTGTCCTGACAGCAGATTTGACTCCCTTCTTCTCCTGTtacttgaaaataaagcaaacatcaaCAGCAAGACTTCGAAAGGAGACTCAGTACTGCATCTTGCAGCAAAACATCAAAAGGTGTTAACAATGGATCAGCCATCACCCCCAACAGACAGGGATGAGTACCGTAGGTTAAAGTTTATTGCGAAAGATGTCAATAAACGAGCTGAATCCAAACGCCAGTTGTTAACAAGATTAATTAGGTCTTGTGATAGCCTTGACGATTGTGATGACCAAGGGAACACGGCGGTGATGCTGGCTGCAATAAACGTTAACTGGGAATTCCTGAAACTGTTGCTGGCTAATGGCGCCAGGAGGAGTCATGTCGACCAGCATCAGAGATCGCTGCTGCATGTTCTTGCACTCTATGGATCTTACATGGATCCTTTCACATGTCAAGATCTGGATCTTGTCACACTGTGTGTCAACAGAGGAGCTGAGGTGAACTGCGTGGACTGCGACGGAAATTCAGCTCTACACCTTGCCGTGCAGTCCAAAAACTGGATTTTATGTAAGTCGTTGATAGAACATGGGGCCGACCCTGGACTCATGGACTCTGCGGGGTTCAACGTTTTGCACAGACTGGCTTTGACTGAAATTCAATACAAACAGGACGTCTGTTTGTTACTTCCACTTATCTGCCGTCGAGATACCGACCTGAACACTCCGAGTCGAACAGGCAACACTGTCTTGAACAAAGCTGCCACTAAACAGAACTGGTCGTTGGTcaaatgtttattgcatctTGGGGTTAACACAAATCTTTATAATATAGAAGGGTTTACTATTTTACATATCGCTTCCATGACTACTCCTACCTCTCAACATGGTGAGCAGGCGTCACCCAATGATCAGTCAGACCTGTTAGGAGTACTTGAATGA